The window TGGACCCAGTTGGAGATCCAGCTGGAAGACTTCCCGACGGCCACACCGGAGATCATCGCGGGGCTGGCGTTTGTGGCGGAGGGGCCGGTGGGGGCCTACGCGTTCGAGGTGGATGAGGTGGAGGTGAGGTGAGGCAGCGCGGTGGATGGGTCTGACGGACAAGTTCCAGACCGGCTAGGACGAGTGGAGATTTCCGATGACCGCCGGGTAATGGACATCGGGGTGGACGAAATCCTCGGGGTGTGGACGGAAGGAATGGATGTGCAGCATCCGCAGGTGCGGCGGTTGAGTCGCGACGGGGCGTAGCAGTCCTGCTGCCTTCCGAATGGCGGCAATCCATCCTTCGAGTGTCACACTGAAGAGCGGAGTCCGGACTCAACGCCATGAGCATGAAGATTCGTGAGATCGAGAGCGTCGTTCAGGGCATGTTGGCCCGGCTCGCCTCGTCGGCGTTTCTCGCGCTCGCGCTGACCCCCCACCCCGCCACCGCCCAGCGCCTCCCCGACCCCTCCCCCGGCGACCTGGCCACGCTCTCGGTCCCCCGTTTCCCCGTCATTCCCTCCCCCATCGAGCTCACCGGCCCGGTGCGTCCCGGCGAATACCTCGGCGTCACCGGCCCGCTCGCCGCGTGGCTCGGCCTCGAGACCGGCCAGGCGGAGCTCTGGATCCACCCGCTCAAGGTCGGCAACGGCTTCCAGCTCTCCTTCTCCACACCCCGCTACGGCGCCCCCATCCCCGGCGACCGCGTGGCGCGCACGATCCATGTCCGCCCCGAGCTCGCGACCATCACCTACAGTCACGCGGCCTTCCAGGTGCGCCAGCACATCCTCGCGCCCAGGGACACGGCCGCGTCCGGGATCCTCGTGCTGCTGGAGGTCGACAGCCCGGATTCCATGGAGATCGTGGCCGAGTTCCACCCGGTTCTCAACTACATGTGGCCCGGGTCGCTGGGCGGACAGTACGCGTACTGGGACGGCGAGCGGCGCGTCTTCGTCCTCTCCGAGAGCCTGCAGCGGCGCAACGCCGTGGTGGGGTCGCCGTGGGCCACCAGCTCTGTCGAGCACCCCGCGCACCAGTTGGGCGACGCGCCCCGCACCATGGTCATCCCGGTCGATCCGGACCGTGCCCGGCGCGAGTTCATCCCGATCGCGGTGGCTGGGGGAACCGTGCCACGCGACACCGTCTTCGCCAGCTACGCCCGCCTGATCGCGAACGCGGAAGCCCTTTACCGGGGCACCCGCGCCTGGGCCGACTCCGCGCTCGCCTCCACCGCCTCGGTCGAGACCCCCGATCCGGCGCTCGATCTCGCGCTCGAATGGGCCAAGATCAACCTCGAGGAGCAGCGCGTCTGCAACCCCGACCTGGGCTGCGGGTTCGTGGCTGGCTGGGGACTGTCGCGGGACGGCGGGCGCCCCGGTTTCGGCTGGTTCTTCGGCGGAGACGCGATGATCAACACCTACGCCATGGACGCGCTCGGCCAGTGGGGTCTGGTCGCCGAGGAGCTCGCCTTCCTGGCGCGCTACCAGCGGAGCGACGGCAAGATCACCCACGAGATCTCGCAGGCTGCGGCCCACGTCGACTGGTTCGAGACCTACCCCTACGCCTACTACCACGCCGACACCACCCCCCACTGGATGTACGCGCTCTACCTGTACTGGATGGCCAGCGGCGACGACGACCTGCTCGGCGAGCTGTGGCCGGCGTACCGGCGCGCGTGGGCGTGGTGCCTGAGCGCCGAGACGGACGGCGACGGCATCATCGAGAACACGGTGGGCGGCCTGGGCGCCGTGGAGGTCGGCGGGCTGGGCGAGGCGCTGCACCAGGATATCTACCTGGCCGGCGTCTGGGTCGGGGCCCTGGAGGGGACGCTCGAGATGGCCGAGCGGATGGGCGACCGCGAGCTCCTCGACGCGGCCGCGCGCATCGCGCCCACGGCCCGCCGCACACTCAACGACCGCTACTGGCTGGAAGCGGACGGTCACCACGCCTTCGGCATTCTCGCGGGAGGCGGCACCAACGACAACCTGACCGTGTGGCCCGCCGCGGCCGCCGCCTTCGGCCTCTTCGACGAGGACCGCGCGCGCGGCACCCTGTCCCGCATCGCGGGCGACCGCATCTCGTCGGACTGGGGCGCGCACATGCTCTCGACCGAGAGTCCGCTGTACCATCCGCTCCAGTACAACATGGGCACCGTATGGCCCTTCGTGACCGGGTTCGCGTCGTGGGGACAGTACCGCTACCGGCGCCCCTGGGCCGGGTTCCACCTCATGGACGCCGTCAAGCAGATGACGTTCGACTGGTCGCTCGGCCGTCACGGCGAGCTCTTCTCGGGCGACTTCTACCAGCCACTCGACCAGACCGTCCCGCACCAGTTCTTCGCCACCTCGATGCTGGCGACGCCGCTGCTCAGGGGCGTCTTCGGGTGGGAGCCGGACGCGCCGAACGGCCGGGCAATGCTGGCGCCGCAGCTACCGCCGGACTGGCCGGAGGCTGCGGTGCGGGGATTGCGCGTGGGCGAGACCACGCTGGATGTGGAGATCGTGCAGGAATGGGGGGAGGAGGGTGGGGAGCAGAGGGTGGTGATTCGCAGCGAGGGGCCGCCGGTCGAGATTGACTTCGTGCCGGACGCTCCCGAAGGGGCAACCGGGGTGGAGGTGAATGTGGAAGGGACGAACCAGATGGAGACGGCGGTGGACGCACGCGGGCGGCCCGGCCTTGCCCCGCTCAGGATTCAGATGGGCAAAGGCCAGGTGGTGGAGCTGGTGGCGAGCTGGGAGGGCGGGTTGACGGTGGCGCCGCCGCGTATCGATCTGGAGCCCGGACAGCGGAGCACGGGGCCGCGCGTAATCGACCTGGTGGCCGAGGGCGGGGGGTGGCTGCTCACGGTCGAGGGGAACGCGGGGCGCGAGTATGACTTCGAGTTGTTCGGGACCCAGGTGGGCGGGGTGGTGGTGGGAGGGGCGGCCGAGGTGGTGGCTGCGGCGGACGGCGCGCTGAAGGTGAGGTTCGCCGGTGACGAGGGACGGATGACCGCGAGGGTGCGTTTGACGCCGCGTTGAGGCGATGATCTCGCGCGCGGGAGCGCCTCGTCGTCATGGTAGCGGAGTGCGGTAGTGGTAAAGTGCCGCTTCAGGCCATGACGAGCAGTGGAGGAACTCGCTGGACCTCGTCGATGAAGACCACACGCATCTCCAGCGGTGCGGCCAGAAGTTCTCGCTCGAGCCTTTCGGGATGTCCGACGTAGGATCGGAAAATCGACGGACTCGCAAGATTCAACGAGATGTCGGGCGCCTTACGCGATTAGCGGTTGTTTGCGCCGAGGCGCCCCACCGGTCTGACCTACCCAACGCACGTACCGGGCCAATACGCGCATGCCGTCTACGCCTATGCGGTCTCCGAGTGTACGGTTGTAGTTGGTCGTGCCGTTGATGTCGTACGTGTAGCGGTTGCCGCGGTCGTCCTCGACGAATTCGATTCCGGCGACCTCGATGCCCTCGGCGGTGCAGAGCCGGATGTACTGCTGCACCAGCGGATCTGCGCCGGTGATGGGGGAGGGGGTGAAGAGTCCGGTTCCTCCGATCCCGCCACCCGGTGCGTGCTCGAGATTCGTTGAGGTCGGGTTGCAGGCCTCCGACGGGCAGAGCTGGAACCCCTGAGCCGTGGAGCTCCGCATGGCGAAGAGAAAGCGGCCGCCCACGATCTCGACCCGGGTGATGAACGGCTCGGTGGCCTGGACGTACTGCTGTAGGATCGTTCTCTCGCCCGGGCCGAAATCGGGGTCCTCGTGGTTCAGGGATGCCTCGAGCTCGTCGGCGCTCCCGAACAATCGGATGCCGAGGCCTTTGCCGCCTTGGTCGTGCTTGGTGATGAACGGTCCGTCGAAGGTCGTGGCGACTTCGAGCAGGTGCTCCCGGCCTACGGCCAGCACCGTGCGGGGTGTGGTCACGCCGTGACGCCGAAGAACGAGGTCCTGCCGCAGCTTGCTCATTTCCAGCTCGAATGCGTTCACGCCGTTGATCACCCGGCGACCGCTGGATTCGAGCCAGTAGAGGAGTTGGCGGGCCAATTCCACCGTATGGACGTGGCCGCGGGTGTGCGCCGACGGGCTGATGCGGTTGATCCATACTCCCTCGGGCGGGGGTGTGGCCGGATCGATGCGTCCTTCGTCGACGTGCACGAGGCGGACGGAGAGGCCTTCCTCCTCAAGCGCTTCGCGCAGGGGAGGTATCCAGGCCGGATTTTCGTAGAGAACGTGTGTCTGGGGCGGAACGCGGTCAATCATCGGCTGTTTCACTCTGGGGGAAGAAAGAAGGTCGAATACGGCGTGGATCCAGCCGCGTGGGCACGAAAAAAGCCGCCCGGATCAGATGACCCGGGCGGCTCGGCGAAGGCTGGCGTTTGGGAGCTCAGCGCATCGCGACACCCGAATCAGGCGGGAAGCGCATACAACAACAGGTGCAGGCGGCTTCGCGCAGAGGAGCGGACGGGTGGTGCGACGGCATGAACATGCGAAAAGATCGCGGAATGCGGCGGCGCGTCAACCGGGAGTCTTGTCCAAAGGCAAATGAGCCCGAACGGGAGGGTTTCCAGCGGGAGACGAGCCTGAGATCCGGGCGAAGACGTCTCTTCCGCCCAAGCGGGGGCCGGCGTGTCCCGACCTTCCCTACATCCCGAGGGCTCCCTCCGCGAGGATCGGATCCATCTCGCCGGTCAGTTGCCAGCGCGCTAGGACGGTGGGTATGACGCCCGCTCCGTAGAAGGCGTCGAAGAAGCCTTTCACCGTGAAGGCGTCGCCCTGCTGGAGCGCGTACTCGGCCACGAGCTCCTCGATCTGAGCCTTTCCGCTCAGATAGCTGGTGCCGTAGCCCGGCTGGCGGAGATAGAGGTGTTGCTCGCCGCGCACGAGCGCTCCGTCGGGCAACCATCCTCTCGGGGTCCACTTCATCGAGTGCGCCACGGCCTCCTCCATGTCGTAGTCGCCCGAGTGCAGCCGAAGTCCGCTGAGGGCGCGTCCGGCTCGCTGAGCGATCATGATCCAGACCAGCTCCCGTGAACGAGGCGAACCCTCGAGCAGGCCGAGGTGCATGAACCATTCCTCGACGCCGGTGGCGAGCCCCTCCGAGCGGGCGTCGTAGATGTTGAAGAGCGACGGAGCGGCCCGGATCGGACTCTCGTGCGGCTCCAGATCCATTTGGGCGAGCTCGATCCAGTGGTGCATGTGCGGTCGGAAGGCGTCCGGATCGCGGTAGTTGACCTCGGAGAAGAAGTTGCGGATCTCGCCCGGCTCGGCCGGAGTGAAGCTGCCGTTCACCGCCCTGAGCGCTGGGTCCATCCACGGGGCGACGCTCTGCACCTCTTCCCGTTCCAGGAATTCCATGTACCTGTCAACCGACTGGTCGAGCCGTCGGTCGAACTCCTCCGCCGAAGCGATCCTCGTCTGCTCCGGCAGCTCCCGATTACGGTTCTCCTCGAGGCGCAGCGTCGCGTGCGAACGGGCGAGCTCCCGGCGCATGATCGTCTCCTGTTCCTCCCAGGAGTAGGGTACGAGGTGGACGTTGCGCATGAGCCACGTGTAGTTCTCCCTGCCGACGCCCGAGGCGCCGGTCCGGTTGGGTCTTTCGGCTTCGATCCAGTCCCGGAAGGCGAGAGAAGCCTCTCGGGCCTCGGCTATGGCCTGATCAAGCGCCGCGTGGCCAGCGGTCCTCTCGGAGAGATTGTTGAGATCTCGCACCTGTGCGTTGAACGAGCGTACTCCGGCCATCCACAGGTCGGCGGCTTCAGCGCCGGCCAGGTTGGCCCGCGCCTGAGACAGCAGGGTGGGAATGCGGGAGATGCGGTCGGCGAGCTCGGCGGCGGCCTCCTCCGAGAGCGGGTAGGAATAGAGCCAGAGGTCGATGAATCCGTGCACCACCGGGCCTTCGTGAGCTGGCACGTCGCTCCGGGCGGCGAAGACCGAAACGTAGTAGGCCGGGTCGCGGGCCCACGGACGGCGCACGCGATGGTCGAAGTCGAGCCCGTTCATTTCGGCCCGCACGATATGCCAGTCGATCCGCTCCTCGACGCTCCAGCCCGTGGTGTCGAAGGCGGCGAGCGCTTCCATCCATCTTGCGAGGGCGCGATGCTGCGCCGCCATGACCGGCCCGGAGTAGTCGGGCACCCCGTCAACGAACGGCGGCTCCTCGAAATCACGCCAAGCCGTGAAAAACGTGACCAGATCGTCGTGAGTGGAGCCGGGAGCGGGCGCTTCGGGCATCTCCACCACGAAGGAGTCGTCGGGAACGCAGGAGGCCAGGAACGTCGCGAGGACGAGAACATGGGTCGATTTGATTCGGCTCATCGCAGAAGTGGGAATGGAGTGAAGGCGAGACAGGTCCAGACGGGCCGTTCGGTTTCGGACACGAACCATGATCCGACCTTCGAGGCGTTCCTGTCAAGGGGAAACCGATCTGGCGGGACACCCGCGCCGGCCGCCCTCGCTCCAGCTCTCGCCTTCTCGTGCGACCGGAGCCTTGAGCGCGGCCTCGGGTAGACGGCAAGGTTGATCGCCAGTGACCGAAACGAAATCTGAAGCCGGAGGACGCGGTGCGAAGTGTCGTGGAACTGCTGACCCCAATGCGGGAAACCTCCGGGAGTCGGCTTACGACGGGGCTGCCGGACGAGACCGTGACACGTTTCGAGCGCGCGGATCCGTCGCTTCGGAAGGCGGCCCGTCAGGCGCGTGAAGAGTTCCGTCGGGTGGCCGAGGAGTTTCCCGGTCTCATCGAGCTGGACGAATCGGAGCAGATCGACCGTCTCCAGCAGGGACTGCTCCAGTTCTACAGCGAAGACAAGGCCAACCCCTATGCGGCTCTCGCGGCGTCAGGGCCGTGGGTCGTCACGCTGAAAGGCGCCGTCGTCTACGATTGCGGCGGCTACGGCATTCTCGGCCTCGGCCACAATCCACCTGCCGTCATGGCGGCGATCAGGCAGCCGCAGGTCATGGCGAACATCATGACCCCGAACACCTCCCACCTGCGGGCGGTCGAGGCGCTGACGGCCGAGATCGGACAGCGGCGCGAGCAGGGATGTCCTTTTCCACGCTTCGTCTTCCTCAATTCGGGATCGGAAGCGGTGGCGTTCGCGGCCCGTGTGGCCGACACCAACGCAAGGGAAGTCACCGATCCCGGTGGGCCCCGGCCCGGCGCCCGCATCAGGAAGATCTCCCTGACCGGCGCCTTCCACGGACGCACCGACCGACCGGCGCGCTTCTCGCACTCCACCGCTTCGACTTACGAAGCCAACCTCGCCTCCTTCCGGGACCGCGACGACCTCGTCACCGTGCCCGTGAACGACGTTCAGGCGCTGGGAGACGCGTTCGAGGCCGCGGACCGCCGCGGCGACTTCCTGGAGGCGCTCTTCATGGAGCCGGTGATGGGTGAAGGGAATCCGGGCATGGCGGTTCGCCCCGAGTTCTACGCTCTCGCCAGAGAGCTTACCAGTGCGCACGGCTCTCTCCTCCTCGTGGACTCGATACAGGCGGGCCTGCGTACCGCCGGCTACCTTTCGGTGGTGGACTACCCCGGCTTCGAGACCCTCGACCCACCGGACATGGAGGCCTACTCCAAGGCCCTGAACGCCGGCCAGTATCCCATGTCCGCCGTGGCTCTCACTGAGCGGGCGGCCGGCATCTTCAGGCGCGGTACCTACGGCAACACCATGACCGCCAACCCGCGCGCCCTCGACGCGGCGAGCGCGGTGCTCGGGGAGATGACCCCGGAGCTCCGAAGCAACATCGTCGCCGGCGGGCGGAAGTTCGTGCGCGCGCTCGAGGTCTTGGCCGAGGAGCTCGATGGCGCCATCGTCGGGGTGCAGGGCACCGGGCTGCTCGTCTCGTGCCAGCTCGCCCGCAGGCTCTCCGCCGCCGGGTCCGGAAGCGTGGAGGATGCGATGCGAAAGGTGGGCGTGGGGGTCGTCCACGGCGGCAGAAACTCGGTCCGATTCACACCGCGTTTCGGGATTACCGCAGCCGAGCTCGAACTGGTGGTCGAGTGTCTGCGCGAGTGCGTCGCGAGCCAATGGAGGGCGGTTCGTCAGCGACGAAAGTTAGGCGAGCCGGTGGTCGGCGGGGCTGCGGCGTAGGAACGAGGCTGCGGCGAGGACATACCTCCACCGCGAACAACACTCCCTCCTCGGGAACCGAACAGGCGAGGAGAGTGCTGCGACATTGAGGATGCGACAGTCGGGGAGGGTGCCGCGAGTCGGGACGGCCGGATTCGAACCGGCGACCCCCTGAACCCCATTCAGGTGCGCTACCGGGCTGCGCCACGTCCCGAGCGGGGAAAACTAACCGTGAAGGGGGCGGGACTCAAGGCGGGGGTGGGTGTCAGGAGTGCTTGCCCTGCGTGCACCTGACCGTGTGCTCTCCCTCGTCGACGACGAAGTCCCACAACGTCGACGATCCGTCTGGATCTCTCACGAACCAATCCCCACCAACTCGTACACCACGACACTCTGCACATCCGTTTCGTCTCGCAGGACGCCGAGCACGAGCCCACCGGCCACATCGAGGATGCGAAGCCTCGTTACCTCCACTCCCTCTGTATATCCGCGAGCGCTTCGCCCCCCGGACAGAGCCTTTCGAACGGGAGCTG is drawn from Gemmatimonadota bacterium and contains these coding sequences:
- a CDS encoding alpha-L-glutamate ligase translates to MIDRVPPQTHVLYENPAWIPPLREALEEEGLSVRLVHVDEGRIDPATPPPEGVWINRISPSAHTRGHVHTVELARQLLYWLESSGRRVINGVNAFELEMSKLRQDLVLRRHGVTTPRTVLAVGREHLLEVATTFDGPFITKHDQGGKGLGIRLFGSADELEASLNHEDPDFGPGERTILQQYVQATEPFITRVEIVGGRFLFAMRSSTAQGFQLCPSEACNPTSTNLEHAPGGGIGGTGLFTPSPITGADPLVQQYIRLCTAEGIEVAGIEFVEDDRGNRYTYDINGTTNYNRTLGDRIGVDGMRVLARYVRWVGQTGGAPRRKQPLIA
- a CDS encoding DUF885 family protein: MSRIKSTHVLVLATFLASCVPDDSFVVEMPEAPAPGSTHDDLVTFFTAWRDFEEPPFVDGVPDYSGPVMAAQHRALARWMEALAAFDTTGWSVEERIDWHIVRAEMNGLDFDHRVRRPWARDPAYYVSVFAARSDVPAHEGPVVHGFIDLWLYSYPLSEEAAAELADRISRIPTLLSQARANLAGAEAADLWMAGVRSFNAQVRDLNNLSERTAGHAALDQAIAEAREASLAFRDWIEAERPNRTGASGVGRENYTWLMRNVHLVPYSWEEQETIMRRELARSHATLRLEENRNRELPEQTRIASAEEFDRRLDQSVDRYMEFLEREEVQSVAPWMDPALRAVNGSFTPAEPGEIRNFFSEVNYRDPDAFRPHMHHWIELAQMDLEPHESPIRAAPSLFNIYDARSEGLATGVEEWFMHLGLLEGSPRSRELVWIMIAQRAGRALSGLRLHSGDYDMEEAVAHSMKWTPRGWLPDGALVRGEQHLYLRQPGYGTSYLSGKAQIEELVAEYALQQGDAFTVKGFFDAFYGAGVIPTVLARWQLTGEMDPILAEGALGM
- a CDS encoding aminotransferase class III-fold pyridoxal phosphate-dependent enzyme: MRETSGSRLTTGLPDETVTRFERADPSLRKAARQAREEFRRVAEEFPGLIELDESEQIDRLQQGLLQFYSEDKANPYAALAASGPWVVTLKGAVVYDCGGYGILGLGHNPPAVMAAIRQPQVMANIMTPNTSHLRAVEALTAEIGQRREQGCPFPRFVFLNSGSEAVAFAARVADTNAREVTDPGGPRPGARIRKISLTGAFHGRTDRPARFSHSTASTYEANLASFRDRDDLVTVPVNDVQALGDAFEAADRRGDFLEALFMEPVMGEGNPGMAVRPEFYALARELTSAHGSLLLVDSIQAGLRTAGYLSVVDYPGFETLDPPDMEAYSKALNAGQYPMSAVALTERAAGIFRRGTYGNTMTANPRALDAASAVLGEMTPELRSNIVAGGRKFVRALEVLAEELDGAIVGVQGTGLLVSCQLARRLSAAGSGSVEDAMRKVGVGVVHGGRNSVRFTPRFGITAAELELVVECLRECVASQWRAVRQRRKLGEPVVGGAAA